TACCCATTCCTTTCCATAGTCCAAGTTTTACAGGGTGGCAGAAGAGTTTATTATGGTGAATGTCACCTGAAGTTCGGACCTAATGCGATGCAAATGTGCCTGTCTGCCTCCCGGTGCAGTGGCTTGGATTCAAGTCCAGGGAATTAGCAAAAATATctaaagaaagagaagaaagaatTCAGAATATTAATAATATCAAATCATTAGGGTCATTTGATATTTTGCTAGTTTGACAGATGGTTTCTTTCAGGCTGTATGTAGTGTCTTGAATAATACTGCTTTATAATTTGGAAGATTGGAGGGGCATCTAGGTGTTACATTTTGCCTGGGCACTGCACTTTGTATGACTTTCAGAAAATTCATTTTGTTCAAgcttttttattttagtttatgcTGATGGGCTTCCTTCAAACATCAGTGAAATTTGACCACCACTTGTATAATTTAATGTTGAGGATTTTTTTTTGTCAGTTTATTCATCTTGTACTAGTGGTCTAATTTAAATCTTGACTTTCATGAATCAGGTGATATTTGGGACGGCGTCATGTGGGGATCATGTCTGCAGAGCCCATTGGGAACTACGGGGTAAGGTAGTCAAGGCTCAGACATAAATATTGGGCATTATACATGGTTCCTCTTCTGACGCTCTAATTGATAACCAATCTTTTTCCTTACTGAAATTGTTATGGTGTTTTGATTCCCTGGAGTAGGATGGTGTTCGATGACCTACACAAAACTGGGATTTATACATGGGATTATTTCTATCATCTTGGAAGCAAGAAGTTCACCCTAATGAGAAACTATATCAAGACCCTAAAGAAGCATGGACTAAGCCGCGACCCGCCTAGAAGAAAATGACAGAGAACTTTCATCTTAACCATCCATCTTTGGTTCTTCAAATGGAGTCATTTGTCAAGCTCACGGTCTCAGTTCCAGAGTTCAGTAGCTCTCCATTCCCATTTCTCCTCTGAATGACATGCAACCCAAAACATGTACCATTATAGATCATCCAAATGAGCTCAAACAATGCTCATTCTGTTTATGGAGCTTTCTAGTTTAACTTCATTCAGATCGGGTAATTCGCAATTTTTGCAATTCTGCCTATGCCGTGTACATTTAAGCCACTGAAGGGGGAGGGGGCTGCTTTTGAAAGCTAACTGCTGCGTTAATATTATTATGTAGAAAGCTATTTTGGATTGCAACAGTTATGAATGCGGTgaatcatattattattattattattaataaattttttgaagttaaaagatGCTGTTTGTGTAGGTGATATTTATTGCTTAGTTGACATAGGAAGTGAAGAAAGTTTTCAATCAATGATAGGGCTGTTCTTTTGGTTAAGGGTTGAACTCAATGAAATAATCTTTGCATAAAAAGCAGATATAGTAAAGCAAGAAGTCTATGGTCTGAGAACACTCCTTTTAGTTAATATAGGAAGTGTGGCCTCGTGAGAAATTTGGTTTTTAATGACCAACCTGAGGACTGTGTAGAGAAGTCCAGAACATTGCAAGTAAAACCAGAGACAAATGTCAATGTCAAGATCTGGAGACCTTATCTCGTTCCAGAAATGTCCACAGCACACTATAAATTTCACTTCATTCTTGACAAACAATAAGCAGCTTGTTGGGTGAAAAATGGCTTCATCGCTCTCCAACATCAATGTCTGCACCCCCTTCTCATCTCAGAGACTCACCACCAAGTTTCCATCCATGTTACGAACTGAAAGGGCTTACCGTAATAGCATAAAGGCTATGGCAGAAGGGAAGGACAATCTCAATCACTTGAGGAAGGCAACCCAGAAGCAAACCCAGTTGAAAGAGAAATCAGCTAAATCTGCACCCGTAGGTAACTGTGGTATTCTTAAGTTGCAAACTTGTTATTGAACATACACAAGAGGCTTTATCATGACCAGTTTCATTAATTTTAGCCTTTTCTCAATTCTTCACAAATCCTTTGCTCAACTGTTTAGAGATTTTGTggggaaaaaaaatgataaaaatcaattttttccGTTGGATTTTTTCTCTATcacaaatattatttaaaaagtgttaaaaattgaataattttttcaaaaagacaTCAAAGATTGATGGCATGTAGGGAAAATTTGTTTATTGAGTTGCTATATATTTCGTTTCTCTCATTTTCCTCTACAAATAATTCTTTTACCTTGTGTTTCAAGAGTTCTTAAATTTGAGTTTATATTGAATTTGTggaagatgtaatataaaattaaattaaatttcatccaaaTTCACCTTATCTAAATCAAAATGCAGCTTCCAAAGGCAGCTTTTAAGTTTTTATTCCTTGCATCATTTCATGTACCAAATGGTAGGAGTAAAGAAATAACTATGAATGGGTGGTGATGAACCTCTATGAACAGGTATATGGAACAGATTTCCCACTGCCAGGACAGTGCAACAGATGATGGATACAATGGAGAGGATGATTGAGGACCCTTTCGCATACAGTAGCAGTTGGCCATCCGTTTCCACAAGAGAGAGAAACATTTACAGTAAGGGAAGGACACCATGGGAGATAAAGGAAGGGGAACAGCACTATAAGATGAGGTTTGATATGCCTGGTATGACTAAAAATGACGTCAAGCTATGGGTTGAAGATGCCATGCTCATTGTGAAGGCAGGGAAGGATGGTGAAGACAATGGCGAGGACAAAGAAGAATGGCCTGCCAGGAGTTTTGGTAAATATAGCAGCAGAATTGCACTGCCAGAGAATGTCAAGTTCGAAAACATATGGGCAGAGGTGAAAGATGGTGTCCTGTACATAACTATTCCAAAGACCAGAACCACAAGCAAAATAATAGATATTTCTGTACAATAAATTTCGTCACTGTGATGATATAGAAAAATTCTTATCAGAGCATTATAATTTATCGTAAAATAACACACCCCCCTTTCATTTTCTGCCTGCAGTTCTATTTGAACATGGAAATGCAGATAAAAGCAGTTTCCAGTCCTCAAACTGAGATGTTAAAATAATGCCTGCTACATTATAGTGGAACTGTGGAACAGATCTGAGATATggagataattatttattttcGGTTAAGTGAAAATTGAGTTCTGGACAACTGCCCTGTTGCAATTCTTGTTCTGTCCCCTGAATGTTGCTCTATTCAAGACTCAATCACTCCAAAACATGAAAATCAATACCAACTAATAAGATTTTTCTTCCGTCCAGCTTGAGAGATGCGCTTCAGATCTTGAGTGCTCCTCCTCAGTCCCCTGAACATAAACAACTGCACATGTCAAGCATTCGAAAGGAGCATGAAAAAGGGACTTGATAATGAAGTTTATATCTACCTCTGGTCATCAAATAAATGAAGACATAGAACATGGGCACCAGCATCAGTGTCCAAAATGGTAATTGAAAGGTAGATTATGCTTGTGCGTTCTGCacataaaataaaacaaagaaattATTAAGGCAAGTATCTACAAGTGCTTTCATCTCGGGACTTCACATTAGGACACAAGCTGGAACTTTTTTTGAAAATGTTAAGTTTCTTCGTCTCAAATTCGACTCCAAAAGAATTAAGCCCATTGAGATATTCTAATTAAATATTATCAATTTTATAAAAAACCAAGTTCTGATCAGATACTAAGATCAGCAGGATGGTTTTTAAATCTTCTACGGCTATGACAAGGCATTGAAAAGGTCTCACTTCTACAATTTTTTTTGCTAATAACAAAAAATTATGTACATTAGACTTAGACTATCGCCTATCTATGTTCCAATGTGGGAGTGGGGAAGGTGGGGAATAAATCTTTGATAGACATTGCATGGTCCAAATGCGTGGTTATTTGCTTGCTTTTGTTATTTTGCGCCTAATCACAAAAATAATTATGTACAGTAAGGGCTTAGACTATCGCCTATAATTAGTGTTGCGAAATGTGGGATGGAATAATATATATATCTGTTGCTGGAAATTTTGCATGTGAAATTTGATGAATTATTTTGCTGGTGAGATGCACATGTGAACCCCAAATAATATTTATTCTAGGCCATGCTTTGAAAGTTCCACACTATTCGGTTTCACTGTCAATCTCCCCAAAAGTTATTAACTATTAATGTTGCCCAGCTGTAGGTCGTTTTTTATGATTAAATAATTACTCAAGATCCTACTATAAGCCCTTAATGGTGTATGCAGGGGGGAACAAGGAAACTGACAATATATCTTtcgtttttaattttaatttactatttttattattttatcggTACCTGATTTTTATAGCTTTTAATCTTGTCTCGCAGTAGTAATTCTTCCTTGTTTGTTAAAAACACATGTTTTTGGCAGAAATATTTTCCACTGACTAGCGACATAAGATTACGCAAGACCTTTAATTTAGCTTCTGGCCACTTGTTCTTTGTTCTTTTAAGGTGACTATGAAGTTGAATTAATGATCCACAGTGGGGTAGGGATTTTTCAAAATCTGCCTAACATGCTTCACTAGGTGCATTTAGAGCAACAAACAAGCCTTAAATCCCTCTAGGTTGGTTGATACAAACAGTCATTTGCATTTACAGcaaaattttcataatataaCAGATTAATGACCATTAAATGGATTCCCCAAGTGGACACTAGCGGCTCTAGTCTGTGCACTTATTGCAACAATGACAGTTTGGGGTAAAGTTAAAGTTGGACTACAAAAGCACAAAGAGGGATGGTAACTTTAACCGTTTGTCCCCCTGGAGAAGGGTTTTTTTGATCGCCATGCAGGTATGGGCATTGCAAACTGATTCAGAAAATTCTGGCAATTCAATAAcatgaaaagaaataaaattatgTGCTACTATAATTAATGAAACTTGTTAATGTGCTTGTGACTGAGTAAAGATAACATACGGCTCCCATGGAGAAGACTTGCTGAGGACCCCTTGACGGAAACCATTTCAGCAAGGCTCTGCATAGAAATGAacatattattaataatataacaCCAAAATtgataatccaaaaaaaaaaatcgcctGGAGACAACCTCACGAAGTGGCGATTCCTAGCAGCAGCTGCAGGATTGCACTTGTCTTTTTGGCGACTTGGAACCGCCTCAGGAGGTCACAATGCAATGCCCTAACCCACTACCTCTGCCAAGCACTTGTTCCATGAACCTAGTCATAGCACAAGTGTTTTTTTCTTTATCTACGTGCAAAACCCGAGGACCATAAGATTCTCAAAGAACTTAGAAGAAGATGGTCTCAATTTTATAAAAGTCAAGGCTTAACATTAGCTCCATAGGCAAGATCTCAGCAACAATTACGAAAAGATATGGTCAGAAAAAACCAGACATGCCAAAAATGTTAGACATTATGGTTTAAAAACCCCGCATGACGGGTGTGTGGTCTCAACCTTGACTTAATCTTGATTGGCATACCACCAACTAAGTTGAAGTAACATGTCTGCAAATCATTTGCCTACCGCGATATCCTGTCGGCCAGACCCACAATGGTACAACCCTTCAAAGCTAAATCGACTTTTCAACACCGCctacacttccacaacagtgtgaCTGGCACTGTTAATCATCACGTAGTTACTGTAGACACCCCACCCATTTTTTACCCAGCCccatatatttattatcattattttattattattattttagtattaagtttctttattcttcttaattattattattattattttcatgagTGTAATTAGtatacttttattttaatttttacttctatttatattataagttatattatttattttttattattaattatttattatatattaattattatttttattattatattattttatctttttattacGATTATTATTATGAGTgaatttctattattattattattattatttgggtggGGGGTGGATGAAGTGGGggtgttttagtattattattattattctagtcTTTTTACTCTTGttcctattcttgtttattaacccattattattcttcttattattcaattattgtaatttttgttactattattattattattattattattatttagtattactattattattattattattattttatttttatttttattattattattattattattattatttccttattaccataatagtagtatatattatttccaaaaaaaagaaaaataccataaaccaaaaaggaaatgtttgttagggttttttcaaaattatttttataagaagaggaggcgctgcacacacacacagccggGGGGTACACACAGCGCCGGGGGGAGGGGGAAGCCTgaaaaccaaaagaaaaataaaaaagccgggcctcttcattcttcttcttcttcttccttttctcccCATCTTGTTCCAGTTCCGGCCGCCGCCATCCACAGTTCCAGCCACCTCCCACAGCTTCGACACCACCACATTCTTCATCTCGTCGGCAAAGCCAAGTTTCTGTCTACAACCTCTCCAGGACCCGAACTCCTTACAAGCCCATAACCGCCACTCCGGAAGAACCTCACGGAGACATTCCAAGCAGGTCCAGCCACATCAGCTCCCCAACTTGCAACCCAGACCGCCCAGCACGCCATCACTACCGCCATCACCCCTCAGCCACAGGGGAGCCCGACTATCCTTCCGGCTAACTCAGCGACCGCCTCCCTGCCCCTAGCCAGACCTCTGCCTCCGGCCACCGACGCCATCGCCGTCCATTAACTCCGGCggtaccccccccccctctggtAAGTTCCCCCTACTCGTGCACACACGCACACCCACACATGCACCGAACACACCCCACACTCAGTTCATTACGTACTGGCATgtgtattgtttttattttattttattttattttctttctgtgATTTTAACTAGTTATTTTTACTgcagaattttctttttatttaataattgatagTTAAAGAAAAAAATATCTATTGTTGTTACATTATGTGtgtaaatatatacatatatatttaattggtattgtactATTTAGGATTAGGTATTGAGATGAtaatatttttagtctttttattatgttttattatttatatgtttagtatgcttgatttattgttattatttaagtaAACTTATTTTTTCATCGGTGTTGAACTAGTcacattatttcttgtttatatttatctagGGTTTGAAATATTTAATTGTTGGAGTAGTTTCAAAGTCTTTTTAATAATGTTTACATATACTCTAGGGTTATTATTGTAAGGTTTTAGGATTGTAAtgtttgctttaatgtttaatatataaGATTTGTTTGTCTTCTTGATGTAGGGTTTACTACGctgtaagatttgtttaaatgttgatattcatgttttcatttttattgtgtttatggttgaacgattattattattattgcagaaTTTTTGTCGTCTTAACATTCAATGTTTGAACTTTGTTGTTGATATGATGCTCATATTGTAGGGTTagtattttgtaatatttattgtatatatgattaatgttagtgtggtagaatttttattgatattatatattcattatattaattagcatttttataatattgtaaatttattattgtgataatgtggCATTACATATTTAagagcttggtgttttattgacattatatgtaaattaataattttggttatatgtatatcatatattagcatattggtaaatattacatatttagcatttttgtattttttttttttatattatatatttagtgatttagggtttaatggatgttatatgtttagtaaattagcattttaattacatgtttagcatcaatcattattatatttttttagtatattaatctAGTTAGTgttaattattagtatcctagtatttttagtatcagctattttttagtatataaataggtttagtattaatcattattagaacctgactatatttagtattatgtatccttaatatattaatatatatagtatttagttacttattttgacattcataatatgttggtaggtatgtgaggcttattattctattaccatatattaaaaacctctcatgttagtattttcctataaaattttatatataatttcaaaattttgggagtgtattttcctaattattatccctatgattttaatgcgagggtatgagccttcgggcttcacgtaccctaagctctgagggaatatatatgtatatatttatttatttatttatttatttttcataggtatttataaattcacaaaaaggagtaatttaaagatttattagattaacttagggataatttcaaattaattaggtaccgttcgtaagaacgggcgcgtagggggtgctcgtaccttcccctcgcgtaaccgaactcccgagcctaactctggtaatgtagacttattttacccctaacggggtaatcatcacgtgttctaaccacactaaaggttagtggcgactccgatatccatgtttttccattaaaatattaaattgatttttaacttcgccgcctggggcacacgcgctcacGGGACGCTGCGACAGTTACTATATCGAACTTTCATCACACCTGGTCCATTaggattcttaaaccatataatgcaatttacataataaaacagaTAAAATGATCTCATTTTCTCAGCACATGATTCACAATAGGTTTTCGACAATTTTCCAACAATCCACAAGATCGGTATAAAAACGTCAAACTCACCATCTCCGCATTATTTCCAATGATTCAAGCAATCAGTATCATACCAAAACATTTACCATAATACACCATAAAATTTCCAacataattatacaataaaaacgagttatactcatgccacataatttggGTGttaattcataatttcataaactAGTCGGAGAAaagtatatcataatatactcggTATATTCTGttgaaaataagggtatgatcacctctacaatttaatttaagttcaaaaatatattttgaatgaAAACGGAGATAATCAACCTTATTCACtgtaatttttcccaaatacatatataataaagcAAACATCACCAATTTCAAACGCttgattcattcagaaaatccGGCATAATATTTCCATACTTGTATAATCAATTTTAattggttaaaatttttaaataactgaTATAATCTAATCCTCTTACCTATTCCTAAAGATATGTCTACTATGTTTCCTGAAACAAACTCTAGCTTCCTTAACCCTTAACGAGGTGAGAGAAGCCAACAAGTCAAGAGGGGAGAGAGACGATCGGAGAGCGACAGGGAGATCCGGGAGAGCTTAGGAGAGAGACGATCAAAGAGTGAGAGGGAGATCAGGGAgagcttaggagagagagagagagagagagagagagagagagagagaagagagggagagagtgagagagagcctgaaaccctagagagagagagagatgagagtgttttaaaaaaaatataatacctcCCCACTTAAAGACCCTCAGCCGCTTGAAACTGTCGACtattttcctgaaaccgttgacggttaggTCTCATACCAAACCAATTTTTCTATGTTCTTAGATATAGGTTCTGGATTGTCTGAAACAGTCAACGATTTTCCTGGACTCCctgaaaccgtcaatgatttgaTTTTGTaccaaaccaaaatttttattataataataataataattattattattattttttggatccATATAAAAGGTGCTAGTTTATCAGTTCTTGATATGTATTTGATACTTTTAAGTGTTCCGTTATGCAAATTGTGCAATTTCAATTATGCCATCTCATTTTTTATATGCAATGCAATAGTTTTGTTTCACCCTTTCACTCTTCCACATCAACCAAGGTATCAAACCATTACTAATCCTCCTCCCAGACACACTTATACGCCTCAACAAGATCCCACTCTTCAGTTTCACTCTTTACCTTAGAAAAATTTaccataaaattaaaatataaaataaaggaACCAGCCAAAAGATTGAGATAATGATTTAAGCTCTGTACTTTGTGGTTGGAATGATCTTTAGGTTTATTCCTATGCAGTTAAGTTGTTCACATATGTTCAATAAAGGATAAATTTGTCAATATCATTGAATCAAATGTCGTTTCTTCCGATGTACTTTTTATAATATCTCTCTATGGTTAATGttaatataaatacatatgatataactttACTTTGAAATAGTGAAATTCAGACATCGCTCACTCCTATGGGTGAAGACATACTGTCGAATCACGTTAaatctaagtttttttttttttactttatctatctttttgttttttcatattattcatcGTAATTGTTGCACATTTCACGACACTTCTAAAGGAGAATTGCCTAAAGAAGAAGCTAATTCGAGTATATCCTAATTAACATAAGTCTTCTATAAAATTTCCCAATCGAAAAGTCTCAATCATACTTGGAGACTTTTACACACAAGCGAGAGATCCAAGTACTTAATTAGAAATTTTCCCTCTTTGACATCCAAAACTTGAATGATAtcaaaatttacaaaatttataTGTTTGTGTTTTTCAATTCATTAAAgccaatttttctttttcttttttaactatAAGGTTTCGTTTGGTTTGAGGAATGCTTATTTGAAAGAATATATTAGTTTAGTAGGTTAATTACAATTAGTTATAAGaatgtaaaatattttataagcttATAATAAGGAATAGATGAGAAATAACTATTTTCAAGTTTTATTATAAGGTTAGCTATTCATTTCTTATTATATGTTGAATGGAATTATTAGAAATACATAcaaaaatctcttaattgttaaaatttaaattatatttcatcttatttcatTAAATAGCTATTGGGCCGAATCAAATTAAAAGATGATTTGAGTAAAACCAAACTCTATCCTCCTAAGCAAAAGTGATATACAATGTTAaattaaattaactaaaattatttattattttttatcagaagaaaaaaaaaaaaaaagagtcaagAATATGACAAATTAGGAGACCGGGCAAAAGCCCAAGCCCAGGATGGCTGTGGGCTAAATGCTAGGTAATACATGTTTGGTTTTGTAAGCACGAAGGGATGAAAGGAGAGCAGAAGAACAGAGAAGCGGGTTCTAAATACAGGGAAAGAGACAATGTTACTGAGAGTGATCCGAAGCATCCACACGACTGTGGACGCTCCCCGCCTCACCAGATTCTCTCTTAACGCCCCGAAGAATGTAagctcctctctctttctctctctctgttaCTGTTGGTTTCAAATTTGTTGAGCAATCTGCGCGTTGATTCTTATTTTCCGATCTTCTTCAACTACAGTCCGATTTCTTCAATACCCACTTCGAGAAAGTCCAAAAAAATAGAAACCAATTTAGAAATTGGCgaacaaagaaaaaattaagaGGTAAAGGATTTGTGGGCTTGTTGGGggagttttgggggggggggctTGCTGGTTTGGATTTTTGTTCTTGTTCTTATGTTGAAACCAAAAGccaaatataatttaaaatcaattgtttttatttttaagtttgaGAATTTTTATGTGTTGCGGATGATGTGGGGTGCTCCTTGTTCTAATAGGCATTAATTCCCTAGCTaggataagaaaatgatattataAATCCATTGAACTTTAAAGATATTTTGGTATTACTTGATTTGATAGTAAAATTTCCTCCCGCTgcttttgggagcatggatttccaaccttagatttgaattttgatgaatttgaataaattttaatataatttgatATTATATGTCGACCAAATTGAAGATCTCTCCAAAGATAGGGTCTGAATTTTTTGATATGGTGACATTATTAGTCAGCCTGTGATGTCgtgatgtaatttttttttttttttttccatggaTGTTGCTCTGCCTTGTTAATGCAATGAATGTGGTTGTGTAGTGATATAGAGATGAGAGAAAAGCCCATTGGCAATGTGTGTGATCTTGACGTTTGCTTCAGATCATTGAAGCTTGAGCAGTCTTCCTATGCTACTACTGCTCTAGAAAAGTTTCCAGGAACAGAATCATATCATACTCATTTGAAAATAACATAGATGCATATTGCTCTACTCCCCCAACCAATGTTGTACTTATCTAAACAGTCCCttcaatatttatttttcatatagtTGTTCAGATTAACCGGTTAGGATTGTTTTTTGTAaggattttattttatgaaataatgGAGAGAAAAGGATAGAAAATAGAAATCGAGGGAGAGGAAAACTCCGTATGGCACTCTTTGAATCTGTCCAAAGTGGAGAGACTTTAGAGTAAAAAGGGAGCATCTTTATTGTAAATTTCTTAAGATAGGAAAAATACCCCatcaaatataaaatgaaataagaTTAGAGAAAAGAACGTAAATTTAGTTAAATAGTATCAAATCTTTTTCTCTCTCCAGTTATCCAAACAGCGTGGAAGAGAAATCACTTTCTTTTCTCTTGCTTTCTCCCGTAATCCAGCAAAAGAAAAGGGAGAA
This Malania oleifera isolate guangnan ecotype guangnan chromosome 11, ASM2987363v1, whole genome shotgun sequence DNA region includes the following protein-coding sequences:
- the LOC131167515 gene encoding small heat shock protein, chloroplastic-like, with translation MASSLSNINVCTPFSSQRLTTKFPSMLRTERAYRNSIKAMAEGKDNLNHLRKATQKQTQLKEKSAKSAPVGIWNRFPTARTVQQMMDTMERMIEDPFAYSSSWPSVSTRERNIYSKGRTPWEIKEGEQHYKMRFDMPGMTKNDVKLWVEDAMLIVKAGKDGEDNGEDKEEWPARSFGKYSSRIALPENVKFENIWAEVKDGVLYITIPKTRTTSKIIDISVQ